The following coding sequences are from one Pirellulales bacterium window:
- a CDS encoding O-antigen ligase family protein has product MSKYSAPAPNAGMAMGPPMAMRRVAADSHPPLAQWTFIAFFLFTLMNVAPLIQRELTGEAVPLQPIAFLLTTFIVIPLTRSKPLTFYFLVAWIYWLLFAIGGFLGPDRLAGFGDKGLYQLIFKLWITLVGLPLFLLRTISAEKLPMVVRTGVLAAVSGGLFSMAQMVFKSRLGRFSSEVGRGAGYWIDPNSCAHALTFFLFLSFAFPFKAKSTNLTVRGILVLGILTTLSRTGLILLPVGFLAFAIAAKRMRIFFQVGASLAVVLIAGNILVTLLQPGTGAGSSLEGEKSSRRLNRFSNMLQGKVSDGEGERSRMDRTALWSYGWEAVMREPFLGRGHRFMDSVCPIGDGIGPHNYYLFVWGNSGILALGSFLLFLFTLFRMGRQCTNANAKPAMIAITTMMACIAMADHAIMNVQFLGCVLAIMVGIHYYYRAPTGARAAARQPMPSLVGMPRPRA; this is encoded by the coding sequence ATGAGCAAGTATTCAGCCCCCGCGCCTAATGCCGGCATGGCCATGGGACCTCCCATGGCCATGCGCCGCGTCGCTGCGGACAGTCACCCGCCGCTCGCGCAGTGGACGTTTATCGCGTTTTTTCTGTTTACGCTGATGAACGTGGCGCCGCTCATACAGCGCGAGCTTACCGGGGAAGCGGTTCCCCTGCAGCCGATCGCGTTCCTGCTTACGACCTTCATCGTGATTCCGCTCACACGGTCGAAGCCGTTGACATTTTATTTTCTGGTCGCCTGGATTTATTGGCTGCTCTTTGCCATTGGCGGTTTTCTGGGACCCGACCGATTGGCGGGATTCGGGGACAAGGGTCTCTATCAGCTGATCTTCAAGTTATGGATTACTCTGGTCGGTCTGCCGCTGTTCTTGCTGCGCACTATCAGCGCCGAGAAACTGCCTATGGTCGTCAGAACGGGCGTCTTGGCGGCCGTGTCGGGCGGCCTGTTTTCGATGGCGCAGATGGTCTTTAAAAGCCGCCTGGGGAGATTCTCCAGCGAAGTGGGGCGCGGCGCCGGTTATTGGATCGACCCTAATAGCTGCGCTCACGCTCTCACGTTCTTTTTGTTCTTGTCGTTCGCCTTTCCCTTCAAGGCCAAGTCAACGAACTTGACGGTCCGCGGCATCCTGGTTTTGGGCATCCTCACCACCCTGTCGCGTACCGGGCTGATTCTGCTGCCCGTCGGATTTCTCGCCTTTGCGATCGCGGCGAAGCGGATGCGCATCTTCTTCCAGGTCGGGGCGTCGCTGGCCGTCGTCCTTATCGCGGGAAATATTCTGGTCACGTTGCTTCAGCCCGGTACCGGGGCCGGCTCGTCCTTGGAAGGTGAGAAGTCCAGTCGGCGGCTTAACCGGTTCAGCAACATGTTGCAGGGCAAGGTCAGCGATGGCGAAGGCGAGAGATCTCGCATGGATCGCACCGCGCTCTGGTCCTATGGGTGGGAAGCCGTTATGCGCGAGCCATTCCTCGGGCGCGGCCATCGGTTCATGGACTCGGTCTGCCCGATCGGTGACGGCATCGGTCCCCATAACTACTATCTGTTCGTGTGGGGAAATTCGGGCATTTTGGCGCTCGGATCGTTTCTGCTGTTCCTCTTTACGCTATTTCGCATGGGACGACAGTGTACGAATGCGAACGCCAAGCCAGCCATGATCGCCATTACCACGATGATGGCCTGTATCGCCATGGCGGATCACGCGATTATGAATGTCCAGTTCCTGGGCTGTGTGCTGGCGATCATGGTTGGAATTCATTACTACTACCGCGCCCCGACAGGCGCCCGCGCTGCCGCCCGGCAGCCCATGCCGAGTCTGGTCGGCATGCCGCGTCCGCGCGCATGA
- a CDS encoding SGNH/GDSL hydrolase family protein, with the protein MTTIEEPLVEPTSVALPTSLLRPIVRMLLWPALGAVLGLVLLVKVVLPTFGVGSVERVVQLGRHLDQPLTPAPSVAFLGNSITREGVDTRLVDETAPAGWHAQNFAISAASLSEMRVQLPKILSARPAAVAFGLRPEDMGRVDDIDLDKAFAYAMGGFVAAWPEGWTHADLPGIGSATYDALRSSPLAQDLHFRTAPLNIINQEVRVRLRSGLRKVAPDNWTDPYELAFSVRDERLQRHIESIQHDMEMRLSEGGDAGAQLTKTLAAEIHAAGSTPVLIVLPMHPAFRASMQPHITALRSLLGRIAQEESGIMIDALDVLAADEYADALHPNAAGREIYSRFLGRALAPLSGTSIR; encoded by the coding sequence ATGACCACGATCGAAGAACCGCTCGTCGAGCCGACCTCCGTCGCTCTTCCTACTTCACTGCTGCGGCCGATCGTGCGCATGTTGCTATGGCCGGCGCTCGGCGCCGTGTTAGGGCTTGTCCTGCTGGTAAAGGTCGTGCTCCCCACCTTCGGCGTGGGAAGCGTCGAGCGCGTCGTTCAATTGGGGCGGCATCTTGATCAGCCCCTTACGCCCGCGCCCAGCGTAGCCTTCCTCGGCAACTCGATCACACGCGAGGGGGTCGACACACGACTGGTCGACGAGACGGCCCCGGCGGGATGGCATGCGCAAAACTTCGCCATCAGTGCCGCGAGTCTCAGCGAAATGCGCGTGCAATTGCCGAAAATTCTCTCCGCCCGACCAGCCGCCGTGGCATTCGGGCTACGCCCCGAAGACATGGGGCGCGTCGACGATATCGACCTGGACAAGGCTTTCGCCTATGCCATGGGCGGATTCGTGGCAGCCTGGCCCGAGGGCTGGACGCACGCCGATTTGCCTGGCATCGGCAGTGCAACGTACGACGCTCTGCGCTCGAGCCCGCTGGCCCAGGATCTGCATTTTCGCACGGCGCCCCTGAACATCATCAACCAGGAAGTGCGCGTCCGCCTGCGCAGCGGCCTGCGCAAGGTGGCGCCCGATAATTGGACCGATCCCTACGAACTGGCGTTCAGCGTGCGCGACGAGCGGCTCCAGCGGCATATCGAATCGATTCAACACGACATGGAGATGCGGCTTTCCGAAGGCGGAGACGCCGGGGCCCAGCTCACGAAAACCCTGGCCGCCGAGATCCATGCCGCGGGATCCACGCCCGTGCTGATCGTGCTACCTATGCATCCAGCATTTCGCGCGAGCATGCAGCCGCATATTACCGCTTTGCGGTCGCTGCTTGGCAGGATTGCCCAGGAGGAATCTGGCATCATGATCGACGCCTTGGATGTGCTGGCGGCCGACGAATATGCCGATGCGCTGCATCCCAACGCCGCCGGCCGGGAAATCTACAGCCGCTTTCTAGGTCGCGCGCTTGCTCCCTTGTCCGGCACCTCTATTCGCTAG
- a CDS encoding MBOAT family O-acyltransferase, with translation MLFQTYEFLILMLVVLAGIVVLPQARAQHWMLLVASYVFYAWWDVRFLILLLLTSMIDFSAALGIYGVKLSGRELTRLSALLIVGAYLTLGLNWPAVQLGGETLTLSEFFKPGWKHAPEAIAVIAAFAIVGPIVYNFYFRLSENGRRNAFLATSMIANLVILGFFKYFNFFRDNLVGIGHMLGFDWVPPALDVALPVGISFYTFVTMSYGIDAYRGDIVPERSFLRMALFVSYFPHLVAGPIIRPEQLLPTLREPWRLAPERLLSGFHLAAVGMVKKVIIADSIAPLVEVILGHPVGQPSLLIWLGTALFAVQIYCDFSGYTDVARGVSRMLGVELPLNFNFPYFSTSIIEFWRRWHISLSSWLRDYLYIPLGGGRASLPRVYFNLLTTMVLGGLWHGASWNFVMWGTYQGVLLCVNRFFSEYKATNARLVALFEQPAMKVVCWAVSMYFVLLGWLIFRVTNLHDLLYAMRAFVVFDGQMNLTSLGLGVGMPVIAILAFAIFIVLHASSYFAIRWSEWLDRLPSPALTAAYVLLGLLFFATWPAHNAPFIYFQF, from the coding sequence ATGCTCTTTCAGACCTACGAATTTTTAATCTTGATGCTGGTCGTGCTGGCCGGCATCGTCGTGCTGCCCCAAGCGCGCGCCCAGCATTGGATGCTGCTCGTGGCCAGCTACGTCTTTTATGCCTGGTGGGACGTCCGCTTTCTGATATTGCTGCTGCTGACGTCGATGATCGATTTCTCGGCGGCACTGGGCATCTATGGCGTGAAGCTCAGCGGACGCGAGCTGACGCGCTTAAGCGCGCTTTTGATCGTCGGCGCTTATCTGACGCTGGGGCTCAATTGGCCGGCGGTGCAACTAGGCGGCGAGACGCTAACGCTCTCCGAGTTTTTCAAGCCGGGCTGGAAACATGCACCAGAGGCCATCGCCGTCATCGCGGCTTTCGCCATCGTCGGTCCGATCGTCTATAACTTCTATTTCCGGCTCTCGGAAAATGGCCGTCGCAATGCCTTCCTCGCCACCAGCATGATCGCCAACCTGGTGATCCTGGGATTCTTCAAGTACTTCAACTTCTTCCGCGACAATCTGGTCGGCATCGGGCACATGCTCGGGTTCGACTGGGTGCCCCCGGCGCTCGACGTCGCCCTGCCCGTCGGCATCAGCTTCTACACCTTTGTCACGATGAGCTACGGCATCGACGCCTATCGGGGCGATATCGTGCCCGAGCGCTCGTTTCTGCGGATGGCGCTCTTCGTTTCCTACTTTCCGCACCTGGTGGCAGGACCGATCATCCGCCCCGAACAGCTGCTGCCCACCCTGCGCGAACCGTGGAGGCTCGCGCCCGAGCGGCTGCTGAGCGGCTTCCACCTGGCGGCCGTGGGCATGGTGAAAAAAGTGATCATCGCCGATTCGATCGCCCCCTTGGTCGAGGTGATCCTGGGACATCCGGTAGGCCAGCCGAGCTTGCTCATCTGGCTGGGAACGGCGCTCTTCGCGGTGCAGATTTACTGCGACTTTTCCGGCTACACCGACGTCGCGCGCGGCGTCAGCCGCATGCTGGGCGTCGAGCTGCCGCTGAACTTTAACTTCCCGTATTTCAGCACGTCGATCATCGAGTTTTGGCGGCGCTGGCATATCAGCCTGTCGAGCTGGCTGCGCGATTACCTGTACATTCCCCTCGGTGGCGGCCGCGCCAGCCTGCCACGCGTCTATTTCAACCTGCTCACCACCATGGTGCTAGGCGGATTGTGGCACGGGGCCAGTTGGAATTTCGTGATGTGGGGAACCTATCAGGGCGTGCTGTTGTGCGTGAATCGATTCTTTAGCGAATACAAGGCCACCAACGCCCGACTGGTCGCGCTGTTCGAGCAGCCAGCGATGAAAGTCGTCTGCTGGGCGGTCTCGATGTATTTCGTGCTGCTGGGCTGGCTGATCTTTCGCGTCACGAACTTGCACGACTTGCTCTACGCCATGCGCGCCTTCGTGGTCTTCGACGGACAGATGAATCTGACGAGCCTGGGGCTGGGCGTTGGCATGCCCGTGATCGCCATCCTGGCATTTGCGATTTTCATCGTGCTGCACGCTTCGAGCTATTTCGCCATTCGCTGGTCGGAATGGCTCGATCGCCTTCCCAGCCCGGCGCTCACGGCGGCTTACGTGCTGTTGGGTCTGCTATTCTTCGCCACCTGGCCGGCCCACAACGCGCCGTTCATCTACTTTCAGTTCTGA
- a CDS encoding methyltransferase domain-containing protein translates to MQESERQQGEPLEKLLAKPPVSRRDGVLIYVPDEDDYCDNFGQQWNQFREMQIDSISGGTDSRDRFYAETGWKKEDLKGKLLLDAGCGAGRFTEIALEAGARVVAIDISEAIYACKKTISRFPPENYLLLKASLLDLPFHPGVFDGVYSLGVLQHTPDPLGGIRHLSTFVKPGGMLATWIYEDGGLYHLCKPFIPRVWLRALGVPSLSLPAKLRIARLLTTLFFPLGWLFSWFGRTGDRLSVFLPYAARHRQGRGNLRRQWEYSVMDTFDWYGPMYDQWQRDPDVRRTMQESGLVDIRRTPARGMAIVARRPLARQSLDPVASA, encoded by the coding sequence ATGCAGGAATCTGAACGTCAGCAGGGCGAGCCGCTGGAGAAGCTTCTGGCGAAGCCGCCGGTCAGTCGACGGGACGGCGTGCTGATTTACGTGCCCGACGAAGACGACTATTGCGATAACTTCGGGCAGCAGTGGAACCAGTTTCGCGAAATGCAGATTGATTCGATTTCCGGCGGGACTGATTCGCGCGATCGCTTCTATGCCGAGACCGGTTGGAAGAAAGAAGACCTCAAAGGGAAGCTGCTGCTCGACGCTGGTTGTGGCGCTGGACGATTCACCGAAATCGCTCTTGAAGCGGGAGCGCGCGTCGTGGCCATCGACATCTCCGAGGCCATCTACGCCTGCAAGAAAACCATCAGCCGGTTTCCTCCGGAAAACTACCTGCTGCTTAAGGCGAGCCTGCTCGACCTGCCGTTCCATCCGGGGGTTTTCGACGGCGTTTATTCCCTGGGGGTGCTGCAACACACGCCTGACCCCTTGGGAGGCATCCGCCACCTGTCGACCTTCGTGAAGCCCGGCGGGATGCTGGCCACCTGGATCTACGAGGATGGCGGCCTGTACCACCTGTGCAAGCCGTTCATTCCGCGCGTGTGGCTGCGTGCGTTGGGGGTGCCGAGCTTGTCGCTGCCTGCCAAGTTGCGAATCGCCCGGCTGCTGACCACGCTGTTCTTTCCACTGGGTTGGCTATTCTCTTGGTTTGGCCGCACCGGCGACCGTCTGAGCGTTTTCCTGCCCTATGCCGCGAGGCATCGCCAGGGGCGCGGCAATCTGCGCCGCCAATGGGAGTATTCCGTGATGGATACGTTCGATTGGTATGGCCCCATGTACGACCAGTGGCAGCGCGATCCCGACGTGCGGCGCACGATGCAGGAGTCGGGGCTCGTGGATATTCGCCGCACGCCGGCACGCGGCATGGCAATCGTCGCGCGGCGGCCGCTGGCCAGGCAGTCGCTCGACCCGGTCGCTTCGGCCTGA
- a CDS encoding acyl carrier protein, with protein MADTLAQLTEVFHDVFDDDSLVITPQTTAKDIENWDSLMHVTLIVKVEKTFNVRFSSSDVAGLQNVGELVSLIDAMRAK; from the coding sequence ATGGCGGATACGCTAGCGCAGCTTACCGAGGTCTTTCACGACGTTTTCGACGACGACAGCCTGGTGATCACACCACAGACGACAGCCAAAGACATCGAAAACTGGGACTCCTTGATGCACGTTACACTGATCGTCAAGGTGGAAAAGACGTTCAACGTTCGCTTCTCCAGCTCCGATGTGGCCGGTTTGCAAAACGTCGGCGAGCTCGTCAGCCTGATCGACGCCATGAGGGCCAAATGA
- a CDS encoding class I SAM-dependent methyltransferase, with protein sequence MSTKHFAALMEYIDQRHPRSLRGIEEARAAAPGRFDDIAAMYLDWLVSARGPQGIKLAADAFVQFSTDVNMAQARYEAESSYQHKSFAEVYADHYSQNETMSGYLWGIYLTNFLWAHHTQICLFFRDTFLSRLSDSAQLVEIAPGHGGWGAWALNVLPKAQLTGFDISPQSMEIANSVAKAAGVADRAKYTERDALDLAQMPAASADGVICSFLVEHLEQPEKLFAVISHLLKPRGFGFVTGALTAAQVDHIYEFRYESELVKMCEDHGLRVLATLSANPARTLPKARYMPRSMALLVQKRINDIY encoded by the coding sequence ATGAGCACGAAGCATTTCGCCGCCCTGATGGAATACATCGACCAGCGCCATCCGCGGTCGCTGCGCGGGATCGAAGAAGCGCGGGCCGCGGCTCCCGGCAGGTTCGACGACATTGCCGCGATGTATCTGGATTGGCTTGTCTCCGCCCGCGGTCCGCAGGGCATCAAGCTCGCGGCCGATGCCTTCGTCCAGTTCTCGACCGACGTCAACATGGCCCAAGCGCGCTACGAAGCCGAGAGCTCGTATCAACACAAATCCTTCGCCGAGGTCTACGCCGACCACTACAGCCAGAACGAAACGATGTCGGGCTATCTGTGGGGCATCTACCTGACGAACTTTCTGTGGGCCCATCACACTCAGATTTGCTTGTTCTTTCGTGACACGTTTCTTTCGCGGCTGTCGGATTCGGCACAGCTTGTCGAGATCGCGCCCGGGCACGGTGGATGGGGTGCTTGGGCCTTGAATGTGCTCCCCAAGGCGCAGCTCACCGGCTTTGATATCAGCCCGCAGTCGATGGAAATCGCCAACAGCGTCGCCAAGGCCGCCGGAGTCGCGGACCGCGCGAAGTACACGGAACGGGATGCCCTGGACCTGGCACAAATGCCGGCCGCATCGGCAGACGGCGTAATTTGCAGCTTTCTGGTCGAACACTTGGAACAACCCGAGAAACTGTTCGCGGTCATTTCGCATTTGCTCAAGCCGCGCGGTTTCGGATTCGTAACGGGCGCCCTAACGGCGGCGCAGGTCGATCATATCTACGAATTTCGTTACGAGTCGGAACTTGTGAAGATGTGCGAGGACCATGGATTACGCGTGTTGGCAACCCTGTCGGCCAATCCCGCACGCACGCTTCCCAAGGCGCGGTATATGCCTCGTTCGATGGCCCTCCTCGTTCAGAAGCGCATCAACGATATCTATTGA
- a CDS encoding HAD-IIIC family phosphatase — protein MTSNSEWEPRAVFKEVSSLAKEGKSAEALARLRAALRHGFFDAEATEKAGRTIAKLRAGGTQNEGTVRVLILGQCTTSWLATTLTALGWANGTSLDVCEGEYDNVLQELMVRAAAEPRPTVVILLPWTQRLFFDAANRSAESRIADEMSLWTQAWDLAGKQMGAKILQVGYDWVTPGALGHHLGGAATGDVSIVRQTNEALRTALPPSAYFLDLDQVAGTMGRDSFYDPRRYFWTKQPFSEAGAFLLAKHLWAGVRSLLIGPKKVLVVDLDNTLWGGVVGETGPLNVSLGETADGEAYRDFQHHVKELGKRGVVLAISSKNNEEDALAPFLQNPQMVLSTSDFAAIEANWEPKEAALRRIADTLKLGLDSFVFFDDNPAERELIRQSLPEVEVIEVPTDPAEYARALQASLCFEAVALLDADRQRSQQYQQERERRDLQQSFASMDDYLRSLAMQGIVEAVHDANLQRVGQLLTKTNQFNLTTRRHSVEDVSRMLSAPDAIGFALTLTDRFGDHGLISVMLGVPEDAAAEKTLKIDTWLMSCRVIARTVEDFFFGALVERARELGYSTLVGEYRPTKKNELVSGLYERLGFARIAEEADGTVVYRLSIAELPPLQTFVKSAAHGTP, from the coding sequence ATGACCAGCAACTCCGAATGGGAACCGCGCGCTGTCTTCAAGGAAGTTTCCAGCCTCGCCAAGGAAGGTAAATCCGCTGAGGCACTGGCTCGGCTGCGGGCGGCCCTGCGCCATGGTTTTTTCGATGCCGAAGCCACCGAGAAGGCGGGCCGGACCATCGCGAAGCTGCGCGCCGGCGGCACGCAAAATGAGGGCACCGTTCGGGTCCTGATCTTAGGACAATGTACGACCTCGTGGCTGGCAACGACGTTAACCGCGCTCGGTTGGGCCAACGGAACATCGCTCGATGTTTGCGAAGGCGAGTACGACAACGTCCTGCAGGAGCTGATGGTCCGCGCCGCAGCTGAGCCGCGCCCGACCGTCGTTATCCTGCTCCCCTGGACGCAGCGCCTGTTCTTCGACGCGGCCAATCGCTCGGCCGAAAGCCGGATTGCTGACGAGATGAGCCTTTGGACCCAGGCTTGGGATCTTGCTGGCAAGCAGATGGGGGCCAAGATTCTGCAGGTCGGCTACGATTGGGTCACGCCCGGCGCGCTTGGTCATCATCTGGGGGGCGCCGCCACCGGGGACGTAAGCATCGTCCGGCAGACGAACGAGGCCCTGCGAACTGCTCTCCCTCCTTCGGCATATTTTCTTGACCTCGATCAAGTGGCCGGAACGATGGGCCGGGATTCTTTCTACGATCCGCGGCGCTATTTCTGGACCAAGCAGCCCTTCAGCGAGGCCGGTGCTTTCTTGCTGGCCAAGCACCTATGGGCGGGAGTGCGCAGCCTGTTAATTGGTCCCAAAAAAGTCCTGGTTGTCGACCTCGACAATACCCTGTGGGGCGGAGTCGTCGGCGAGACGGGACCGTTGAACGTATCACTCGGCGAAACGGCGGACGGGGAAGCCTACCGGGATTTTCAACATCACGTCAAGGAACTTGGCAAGCGGGGTGTGGTTCTCGCCATCAGTTCGAAGAACAACGAAGAGGACGCGCTCGCCCCGTTTCTTCAGAATCCGCAAATGGTGCTGAGCACCAGCGATTTTGCCGCCATCGAGGCCAATTGGGAACCGAAAGAGGCCGCCCTGCGCCGCATCGCTGACACCTTGAAGCTGGGACTCGATAGCTTCGTCTTCTTTGACGATAACCCTGCCGAACGCGAGCTGATTCGACAATCGCTCCCCGAGGTCGAGGTCATCGAAGTGCCGACCGATCCCGCGGAGTATGCCCGCGCACTGCAAGCCTCGCTCTGTTTCGAGGCGGTGGCCCTGCTGGACGCCGACCGGCAGCGCTCGCAGCAGTATCAGCAGGAGCGCGAACGGCGCGATCTGCAACAGAGCTTTGCCTCGATGGACGATTACCTGCGATCCCTCGCCATGCAGGGAATCGTGGAAGCCGTACACGACGCAAACCTGCAACGCGTGGGTCAGCTGTTGACAAAAACGAATCAATTCAACTTGACGACGCGGCGCCACAGCGTCGAGGACGTCTCGCGCATGCTGAGCGCGCCGGATGCGATCGGTTTCGCGCTGACTCTTACTGACCGCTTTGGTGATCACGGGTTGATTTCGGTGATGTTGGGCGTGCCCGAGGACGCGGCGGCGGAAAAGACGTTAAAGATCGACACGTGGCTGATGAGTTGCCGCGTGATCGCCCGAACCGTGGAAGACTTCTTCTTCGGCGCGCTGGTTGAGCGGGCGCGAGAACTCGGCTACAGCACACTCGTCGGCGAATACCGCCCCACCAAGAAGAACGAGCTCGTGTCCGGCCTTTATGAGCGTCTGGGATTCGCCCGAATCGCCGAGGAAGCCGATGGCACGGTCGTCTATCGACTTTCGATCGCCGAGTTGCCCCCACTCCAGACGTTTGTCAAATCAGCCGCGCATGGCACCCCATGA
- a CDS encoding MBOAT family O-acyltransferase → MTEHYIDLAKPLFWIVCGVGFLLLTPVTSARPRQWVWCGVNVLFLALLLPPALVGGILVAVVAVYLLLVLVQRQKWKTIAAALLAGSTLALFLIHKLPQFSGVIGLGGLASLLTLLGFSYTALRTIDVLRAVDAKRAPAPDLISTFNYLLPFHMLAAGPIQSYEDFARASAVPQPLSRENALVAMEWISRGLMKKFVLAYILQKIFLTDFRAGIAYSMFEAQVFAIWLFLDFSGYSDIAVGVGTLLGIATPLNFNRPYLARNMIDYWERWHITLSQFIRRNVFIPIQLWLMRITDGDRPLLTASLALSASFILCGLWHSISVRFLVWGILHATGLVTVYLYQHFLRRKLGARGLKQYLEDKRIRVLSTILTFEYVAFSLVVMLYPVQ, encoded by the coding sequence ATGACCGAGCACTACATCGATCTTGCGAAACCGCTCTTCTGGATCGTGTGCGGGGTGGGATTCTTGCTGTTGACGCCGGTTACCTCCGCGCGCCCCAGGCAATGGGTCTGGTGCGGCGTCAACGTTCTTTTTCTCGCGCTCCTTTTGCCGCCGGCGCTGGTGGGCGGGATTCTCGTTGCCGTGGTCGCCGTTTATCTCCTTCTGGTGCTGGTACAAAGGCAGAAGTGGAAGACGATCGCCGCGGCGCTCCTCGCCGGCAGCACGCTGGCACTCTTCCTGATCCACAAGCTGCCGCAATTCTCGGGCGTGATTGGACTAGGCGGCCTTGCCTCTCTATTGACGCTGCTGGGATTCTCCTACACGGCGCTGCGGACAATCGATGTTTTACGGGCGGTTGACGCCAAGCGCGCTCCGGCACCCGACCTGATCTCGACGTTCAACTATCTTTTGCCGTTTCACATGCTCGCCGCGGGCCCTATCCAGAGCTATGAGGACTTTGCCAGGGCGTCCGCGGTTCCGCAGCCGTTATCACGTGAAAATGCGCTGGTCGCGATGGAATGGATCTCGCGCGGCCTGATGAAGAAGTTTGTCCTGGCTTACATCTTACAGAAAATCTTTCTGACCGATTTTCGCGCCGGCATCGCCTATTCGATGTTCGAGGCGCAGGTATTCGCCATTTGGCTGTTCCTCGATTTCAGCGGCTACAGTGACATTGCGGTCGGCGTCGGCACTCTGCTGGGAATCGCCACGCCATTGAATTTCAACCGCCCTTATCTCGCTCGGAACATGATCGATTATTGGGAGCGCTGGCATATCACCTTGTCGCAATTCATCCGTCGAAACGTCTTCATACCGATTCAACTCTGGCTCATGCGAATCACCGACGGCGATCGGCCGCTGTTGACCGCCAGCCTGGCCTTATCGGCTTCGTTTATCCTGTGCGGGCTCTGGCATTCGATCTCGGTCCGTTTTCTGGTGTGGGGCATCTTGCACGCCACGGGGCTTGTCACCGTCTACCTCTACCAGCACTTTCTGCGGCGCAAGCTGGGAGCCCGCGGATTGAAACAGTATCTCGAAGACAAGAGGATTCGCGTCCTGTCGACCATTCTGACATTTGAATACGTGGCTTTTTCCCTCGTGGTCATGCTTTATCCCGTTCAGTGA